In Montipora foliosa isolate CH-2021 chromosome 9, ASM3666993v2, whole genome shotgun sequence, the DNA window GAGGCAGAGATGCCAGCATCTGGACGAGAGTTCTACATCCCCCACAATGCTGTGGTAAGAGAGAGCGCCGAAACTATTAAGACGCGGATTGTATACGATGCCTCAGCGAGAGCTTATGACTCAGCTCCCTCCCTAAACGACTGTCTAGAAGTTGGACCACCCCTACAGAATCAGCTGTGGAAAGTACTCTTAAGAGGAAGGTTTCATGCAGTAGCCTTAGCCGGCGATATTCGCAAGGCATTTCTTCAAGTGCGTATCCGCGAGCAAGACCGAGACGCACTGCGTTTCGATTGGCTAGACGGCAAGAATCCCTTACGTATTCGCACCTACAGGTTCACCAGAGCACTATTTGGCTTGGGACCCTCGCCTTTTCTGCTTGGCGGCGTAATCCAGCACCATTTAAACACTTGTAGAGCTGATCACCCTGATACTGTTGCGGAATAGAACGAGAACTTTATGTAGATGATCTCATTACTGGCGGAGGAACTGTCCAAGAAACCGAAGAAAAGAAAGCTAAAACAACCGAAATATTTCGCCGGGCCACCTTTCATTTGCACAAGTGGCACTCAAACATCCCTAAATTAGAGATCTCTGAGGACGCCGGGAATGAAGATGACTTGAGCTATGCCAAACAGCAACTAGGAGTAAAGTCCAGGAGTGCGGTCTGCTTGGTTTAAAATTGAATAAACCAACAGGCGAAATTGCAGTCACTATTCCAGAAGAAGTTGCGCAACCTACTAAACGAGGGATTCTTGGAAAAGCAGCAAGAATCTATGACCCCCTTGGTCTGATCGCGCCAATCACCTTACAAGGAAAGCTGCTTTACCGAAATGCCTGCGAAGAGAAATCCGCTCGGGATGCACCGTTATCTGTGCCTTTAGAACAACTGTGGCAGAAGTGGGAGCGCTCTTTACCACATGAAGTTTCCTGCCGCAGAGCACTGACCAGCGCCCAAGAATCAATCGCCGTCGTCAAACAACCAAGCACTTTAAATCAAGGACTTGTCCCGGCGAAAGCAAGACTAGCGAAGCAAGGCCTAACTATACCTCGACGAGAGCTGGTCTCGGGACACATGGCTGTAAACCTCTTGAGTAACGTACAAGACGCACTTCAAGGCTTCCCAGTAACTTCCCTACACTGTTGGCTGGACAGCAGTGTTGCCTTGTACTGGATATTAGGTGGAGGGGACTACAAGCAGTTTGTAGCTAACCGAGTACGGAAGATCAGAGAGCATGTTGAGGTTATCTGGCGGCACGTACCAACTGAAGACAATCCTGCAGATCTTGCCAGCCGTAGTGGATTGGTATCTAAAGAGAACCAACTGTGGTGGAGTGGACCAGAGTGGCTTAGTGACCCTAGGAAATGGCCAGAAAACCTTGTCACCGCACCCAGTAAGGAATCCAACCAAGAGGTGAAAACCACAAAGGAATTATTCGCCTTGGCCGTGAATTCTGACGATGAGCTCGACGAACTCCTTGCCAAAAGCTCATACTGGAAGACTTTACGAGTGTGCGCCTGGATCATGCGGTTCGCCCAAAATGCTAGAACAAAGAGAGCAAACAGAACAAAGGGACCTCTCGCAACAGAAGAAATTGGAAAGCAAACCCTCTTCTGGTTGATTCGCGCCCAAAGCCAGGGTACTGCAAACATGGAAGAAGACCGACTGAGGCTCAACTTACAGAGAAACAAAGACGGATTGCTAGAGTGCTGTGGAAGACTACCAGGTCCCTATCCGATCTACATACCAGACGCAACAACCTTTGCTGAGAAATTTGTTCAACACGCCCACAAAGCCACACTCCATGGGGGAGTGGGGCTCACTATGGCTAAAATCAGAGAGGAGCATTGGATCCCACGCCTTAGACGCCTTGCAAAGAAAGCCATCAGGCAGTGCTACGGGTGCAAGCGTTTTCAGGCAGGTGCTCTCGCAGCTCCACCCCCTGGTTTATTGCCACCTGAGAGAAGAGAGGGAACAAGTCCTCTTGAAGTAGTGGGTGTTGATTTTGCAGGCCCCATTAAGTACTGCAAGTCTTCGCGAGCAGAAGGGAAAGCCTATTTGGTGCTTTATGCCTGCAGTTTAACGAGAGCTTTGTACCTAGAAATCCTACCAAATCTAGAAACCACTACCTTCTAAGAGGACGACCATCTAAGATTTTCTCAGACAATGGAAGGACTTTCGTGGGAGCGGCAAAACTGTTGAAAGAAATCCAGAAAGACGAGCAAATGCAAGACTACCTAGCGTCAGAGAAGATTACTTGGAGATTCAACCTGAGTCGAGCACCCTGGTGGGGTGGCCAGTTCGAGCGACTGGTGGGCCCTTCTAAACGCGCTTTCTACAAAGTAACTGGGGGAGGAATGCTGACCTGGTCAGAGCTGTCCGAA includes these proteins:
- the LOC137971532 gene encoding uncharacterized protein, giving the protein MEPKLKALDAELQLLALTRGKTDTVVEKGNNDKIARHREALRKIVPNVEDLKMDIEKGKLEAAESIEDVKAWGASIEKTIDEVDLQVRDLTRYLEEIGTKEKTQKLEEEEAILAKRREDELQFEELKLEQKSKLHHSSICDRSTTAGRQTTTSGGVALTATQEGEKVCHPVVLVKLNGVTCRALLDTGATDSYASGYILDRLNLVPSRTLTRQIQTIVGTVTKRTETYNVQVSDTKGNYTIPLSANRIDQAELLCVENPNYREMIGKCRHLKGVDIEEPTKSLLPVHVILGASDYAKIKTSTSQRTESIGEPVAEFTLFGWTIMSPGTEQNLDSMFLAQTTSTSYEELCRMDVLGLEDKPNGDQSVVYEEFIEQLSRSPEGWYATGLPWKGDHPPLPSNKSGSLKRLGSLVQRLKKTGKLDDYDAIIQEQLHEGVIEEAEMPASGREFYIPHNAVVRESAETIKTRIVYDASARAYDSAPSLNDCLEVGPPLQNQLWKVLLRGRFHAVALAGDIRKAFLQVRIREQDRDALRFDWLDGKNPLREIAVTIPEEVAQPTKRGILGKAARIYDPLGLIAPITLQGKLLYRNACEEKSARDAPLSVPLEQLWQKWERSLPHEVSCRRALTSAQESIAVVKQPSTLNQGLVPAKARLAKQGLTIPRRELVSGHMAVNLLSNVQDALQGFPVTSLHCWLDSSVALYWILGGGDYKQFVANRVRKIREHVEVIWRHVPTEDNPADLASRSGLVSKENQLWWSGPEWLSDPRKWPENLVTAPSKESNQEVKTTKELFALAVNSDDELDELLAKSSYWKTLRVCAWIMRFAQNARTKRANRTKGPLATEEIGKQTLFWLIRAQSQGTANMEEDRLRLNLQRNKDGLLECCGRLPGPYPIYIPDATTFAEKFVQHAHKATLHGGVGLTMAKIREEHWIPRLRRLAKKAIRQCYGCKRFQAGALAAPPPGLLPPERREGTSPLEVVGVDFAGPIKYCKSSRAEGKAYLVLYACSLTRALYLEILPNLETTTF